The following is a genomic window from Litorilinea aerophila.
GCTTCGGCGTACTGCACCCGGCGCCCCTGCTCCTCGCCGTAGAGGGCCACCAGTTTCTCCCGATACAGGTCCGCAATCTGGCGGAAGCGCCCCTCCCGCCGGGCCCGAAGCCACTGTCGCCGCTCGGCCGGGGTGGCCGGCACTTCGTCCAGGTAGCCGCCGTTGTAGGGCAGCCACTCATACATCTGGGACTCGTGGCAGTGGAGGGCGTCGAACTTGGCCTCGATGACCTCGTCGATGGCCACCACCACGTCCGCCTGGAAGGGGTAGGGCTTCTGGAAATGGTCCCAGGTATGCACGATGACGGGCATGGCGCGCAGGTGGGGCACATGGGAGACCACGTTGGGCACCGTCACCATGTAGGAGGCGTCCTGGACCAGCTGGGAGGCGTAACGGTGGTCCGGGTGATAGTCGTTGGGGCGGTGGACTGTGATCAGGTCGGGCTGGAACTCCCGGATGATGGCGATCACCAGGTTGCGATTTTCCAGGGTGGGCAGCAGGGCGCCGTCGTGGATGTCCAGGGTGATGTACTCCGCGCCCAGACAGCGGCCCGCGGCGGCTGCTTCCTGGCGGCGGCGCCAGGCCA
Proteins encoded in this region:
- a CDS encoding PIG-L deacetylase family protein is translated as MTDQPLRLLIFGAHPDDPDFAAGGLAALYSRRGHVVKMVSLTNGDAGHHEMGGAPLAWRRRQEAAAAGRCLGAEYITLDIHDGALLPTLENRNLVIAIIREFQPDLITVHRPNDYHPDHRYASQLVQDASYMVTVPNVVSHVPHLRAMPVIVHTWDHFQKPYPFQADVVVAIDEVIEAKFDALHCHESQMYEWLPYNGGYLDEVPATPAERRQWLRARREGRFRQIADLYREKLVALYGEEQGRRVQYAEAFEACEYGAPLTPEAMRRLFPFFSASVSEQSSH